In Terriglobia bacterium, the following proteins share a genomic window:
- a CDS encoding OsmC family protein → MRITAHVENGRHQHRVTLATNDHSHSLRIPPKPDGFGSSVNGGELLFLALATCYCNDLYREGTKRGIGIERVEVEVTGDFGVEGAAAMNVTYRARVMARTSEDAIRELMIHTDQVAEIHNTLRTATQVTLSHVEAIPVN, encoded by the coding sequence ATGAGAATCACCGCCCACGTTGAGAACGGTCGCCACCAGCATCGGGTGACTTTGGCAACCAATGATCATAGTCACTCCCTCCGCATTCCTCCCAAGCCTGATGGGTTCGGCTCGAGTGTCAATGGAGGAGAGTTGCTGTTCCTTGCGTTGGCCACCTGTTATTGCAATGATCTTTACCGCGAAGGCACCAAGCGGGGGATAGGCATTGAAAGGGTAGAGGTTGAAGTGACCGGTGATTTTGGGGTTGAGGGAGCCGCTGCCATGAATGTCACTTACCGCGCCCGAGTGATGGCCCGCACAAGTGAGGACGCAATCCGGGAGCTCATGATTCACACCGATCAGGTGGCAGAGATCCACAATACCCTGAGAACCGCAACCCAAGTCACGCTCAGCCACGTCGAAGCGATTCCGGTGAACTGA
- a CDS encoding (Fe-S)-binding protein, which yields MAAKIQLFITCLAEQFFPGVLERTVELLERLGVEVEFPEEQTCCGQPFFNSGFQSEARVVARKWLDIFARTKGLIVSPSGSCVDLVRHHYPELFPAGTPEHTSALEVAARVRELSEFLVKELHVTDLAARFPHKVTYHASCHLLRGLGISDEPKTLLKNVRGLELVPLEGEQTCCGFGGVFSVIYPEVSRSMMEDKIRAIEASGAEAVVACDAGCLMNIAGGMRKTGSRLKALHLVEVLTSGQ from the coding sequence ATGGCGGCGAAAATTCAACTGTTCATCACTTGCCTGGCGGAGCAGTTCTTCCCCGGCGTCCTTGAACGGACGGTTGAATTGTTGGAGCGCCTCGGCGTGGAAGTGGAGTTTCCAGAAGAACAAACCTGTTGCGGCCAACCCTTCTTCAACAGCGGTTTTCAGAGTGAGGCCCGTGTCGTGGCCCGCAAATGGCTCGACATTTTTGCCCGGACAAAAGGCCTCATTGTCTCTCCCTCGGGCTCCTGCGTTGACCTCGTCCGCCATCATTATCCCGAACTCTTTCCCGCCGGAACGCCTGAGCACACGAGCGCCCTGGAAGTGGCCGCCCGCGTGCGAGAGCTCAGCGAATTCCTGGTCAAAGAACTGCACGTCACCGATCTGGCAGCCCGTTTCCCCCACAAGGTCACCTACCATGCCTCGTGTCACTTGTTGCGTGGATTGGGTATTTCCGATGAACCCAAGACACTCCTCAAGAATGTGCGCGGCCTGGAACTGGTGCCGTTGGAGGGCGAACAAACCTGTTGTGGCTTCGGCGGGGTGTTCAGCGTGATTTATCCCGAAGTAAGCCGGTCCATGATGGAAGACAAGATCCGCGCAATCGAGGCGAGCGGCGCTGAAGCGGTGGTTGCCTGCGATGCGGGATGCCTGATGAATATTGCCGGGGGAATGAGGAAGACCGGGTCGCGTCTGAAGGCCTTACATCTCGTTGAAGTTCTGACTTCGGGACAGTAA